In Procambarus clarkii isolate CNS0578487 chromosome 30, FALCON_Pclarkii_2.0, whole genome shotgun sequence, the DNA window tatatatatatatatatatatatatatatatatatatatatatatatatatatatatatatatatatatatatatatatatatatatatatatatatatacatcgaacgagggagggagggagggagagagaccaaAAGCTTCTGGTGCATTACATTTTATCCAGGTGATTGAGAAGATTAATTGATTACAAAATAAGTGAAGTTCTTCATTCCTGAATTAAACAGTATTCCCTCTGGTTGTTTGAGCTACCACAACCAGGGTGACATTAGGTCCAGTCAACAGGTTCAGCAAGCGTAATACATTTATGACAGAATTTGTGTATTAGGCTGTTTGAGAATTTGTGCAATGTTCTAAAAAAATATTTAGTGAATGTATTTAGGGCTGCTACACACTTGAGTGCAAATCAAGAACCATTTGAAAACAAAAGGGAGCGGCCAGAGAGGCAGGAGGTAAAAATCCCGCCAAAATGGGAAGAGTGGCGGAGGAGAGGCCATAGTCCGCCCTCGGACAAAATGTGTGGGTCCAAAGCCGGGGCGGTGCTGGTCTATCATTTGAGCAGCCTCTCCACCTGATCAAATCAAACAGTGCTCTCAAAGGCTGCCCTCAGCTCGAGTGATTTTCTACATAGATTTTACAAATAGACTTCATACGCCGCGCTCAGACCCTTTGGTCTCCCGTCCTCTGTCCGCGCGGCCCAGTTTTTGTCATCAGATTTGTGATTATCTCATGAGAGggagtaggagggagggagggagggagagagggagagagagagagagagagggagagagagagagatagggcaggagggtaggagagagaggaagggcgggatgtagggagggacagggagggcgaTGTGTAAATGACGGACGAGAGAatgaagaagagagaagagagggggaaggaagaagagtgagagggggtcggagaaagagagagggaagaaacgGAAGACTGAAATCATTAAAAAATTGCTCCGAGCCAACATGAAAATACGACATGTTTGATGCTTGTTAATACCAGAGTAATAATGACTACTCTACCAACACCTGGCTACCCTACCAGCACCCAGCCAGGCCATCGTACCATCACCTTGGCTGTCCTACTAGCATCTGGAGTCACCCTACCAGCATCTGGAGTCACCCTACCAGCATCTGGAGTCACCCTACCAGCATCTGGAGTCACCCTACCAGCATCTGGAGTCACCCTACCAGCATCTGGAGTCACCCTACCAGCATCTGGAGTCACCCTACCAGCATCTGGAGTCACCCTACCAGCATCTGGAGTCACCCTACCAGCATCTGGAGTCACCCTACCAGCACCCGGGCCGCTACACCAGTGGCGCATTTACCCGTGCTTCAAGGCGAAATCAAGCATAAAGGAAACATTACCGTAGAATATTTTCTGACTCTGAGCGAGTTCTGGTACTGGTGAGGTTATCACTCGGGTGTGAAGCCCCGCGGGGCGGCGTGGGAGGGGCTCCCAGTACACGTGAAAACATCCTTGATTCAGTCTCCATGATGCTCACTTGTCTAGGAGCGTCCTGAGGGGGAGTTACTGGGAGGGTGAAGGAGATTACGGGATAGAGATgcaaaggagagagaaagagaaagtggCGAGAGTAAGGAAAGAAAATGTAGATAAATAGAGAAAGATGGGGGGAAAGTATAATAATGGATACAAATATTTCGTCATGTCCGTTTTCCTTCcatgtgttggtgtcctgttgatGAATGGTCTGGCTAGGTTGTTTCCGCTACTAAGTACCAGCATCCACCATCGACTGAGGTTTCACGGCGTCTGTTTATATGTACTGGGGACCTCGTACATGTACTGGGGACCTCGTACATGTACTGGGGACCTCGTACATGTACTGGGGACCTCGTACATGTACTGGGGACCTCGTATATGTACTGGGGACCTCGTACATGTACTGGGGACCTCGTACATGTACTGGGGACCTCGTATATGTACTGGGGACCTCGTATATGTACTGGGGGCCTCGTACATGTACTGGGGACCTCGTACATGTGCTGGGGACCTCGTACATGTACTGGGGACCTCGTACATGTACTGGCGACCTCGTACATGTACTGGCGACCTCGTACATGTACTGGGGACCTCGTACATGTACTGGCGACCTCGTACATGTACTGGCGACCTCGTACATGTACTGGGGGCCTCGTACATGTACTGGGGACCTCGTACATGTGCTGGGGACCTCGTACATGTACTGGGGACCTCGTACATGTACTGGCGACCTCGTACATGTACTGGCGACCTCGTACATGTACTGGGGACCTCGTACATGTACTGGCGACCTCGTACATGTACTGGCGACCTCGTACATGTACTGGGGGCCTCGTATATGTACTGGGGACCTCGTACATGTGTTTGGGAACTAGCACACCAGTACATCTCACTCCTAAAGCCTCACGCTACGCTCCCCCGGGGCGCATCGTGAACTATGAACAATACCAACACATTGCAAGAGACCGATGAACTTGTGATTTCTGAAGCTGAAGAAAGACAGGAAAGCGAGGAAAGGTGATATTTTTCCCCCCTCCGCTGAGTTGATAGTGGCTTTGGAAGCTCGGCGCTGAGTTATGAGAACGGAAACTGAGTTATAGTAGCCGAGATGAGCTTCCAGGATGCTGAAGGGTAGatgcaagataacctcaagacttgGCTAGGCCAAGCCTCGTGGTGGTGGGCCACCACGAGGGAAAATATTAGCGGAACTGAAAGATTTTGTGGCTGAGGAACAATTCTGGATGTCTAAGGAGTAATCTAGTTGTAGGGAAGACGTGTTGGTTAGAAGCTGTCATCCGAATGACGGGTGAAGGGTACTGGATGCTCCTGGTACTGTCATCTGGGTACTGAGTGGCAAAGCTTGGACATTTGCAAGGTTTATGTTCGGTTGTGGGAAGGCCAATCACGAGGTATTGAAGTAAATTACGACATCCGAATGAATTTCAGAGATGCAATTAACAAGAAAAGTTCAACACAGCTGCACTCAGTATGTAAttaaaaacagagagagagagagagagagagagagagagagagagagagagagagagagagagagagagagagagagagagagagagagagagagagtacaataTCTTTAAAAAAATACATGGAGATTTACAAAGACAGTAAACGTGGTGTATATATATTCAGAAAAATGACTGAGACCTATTGTCAAACGACACTGGAGAGTCAATGACTGTTATGTGGACCTCTTGCTTGtgttgtgtctctctctctgtacctTATCAGGGGTTTATAAATATTTCTGCTGCCAAGAACAAGCAGGAAACACTTCGACTCACTGATAAGCAGAACGACAATCATAAATATAAATACGGAAGAGAAAGGCAAATAAAACAGACAGTAAAAGAATAAAGAACCAGAGAACGAAGACGAAAGAGAGAGAATCAAGAGAGCGATCAAAGGCAGGTAACCGCACCCATCTTCAAGACGCCCTCCAAGAAGCCTATTCCACctggcagcgtgtgtgtgtgtgtgcccagcaCTCCCAGCCCGCCACGGATTAAATATCCTCCTTTTCACCGCCACTCCAGCAAAGGATACCAGAAAATAAACAAAATGCGTAAAAGCCGAGCCAACAGCGTATAATGAGCTGGGGTAAGATGGCAGGCAGGTAGGGAAGGAGAGGCTCGGCCTGCTCTCCTGGGACCCCCATACCTCTTTCCCCCATCCATAATTGCTCCAATTTTTTCACCAATCGATTTGCTTCGGAAGTTGTTTGCCGACAGGTTTGTGACGTAAATCGCCCTAGATTGATTCTCGAGTCAATATTTGCAATTTTCCCCACATATCCCTCGGCTAAAATTGCTTGTTAGGCAGGAAAATCTTTGACCACATGTCGGTGTGTGGGATCGATCAAGCTGCTGACTTGAAGAGGGGGAGAAGCGGCCAGGTTAGCTCTACCACCCACACGTGGTTATCTTTATCAGCACGTTGCGTTATCTCGCTGTGTGCCGCTAATGTAACATTACCAGAGAAGATAtcaagtggaggaggaggagaaaatgGAGGACGATGAGGAACAGGAGGaaaagatggaggaggaggagtacaaagagagggagaaagaggagtatacgagccggtcggccgagcggacagcacgctggacttgtgatcctgtggtcctgggttcgatcccaggcgccggcgagaaacaatgggcagagtttctttcaccctatgcccctgttacctagcagtaaaataggtacctgggtgttagtcagctgtcacgggctgcttcctgggggtggaggcctggtcgtggaccgggccgcggggacactaaagctccgaaatcatctcaagataacctcaagatacgtaGCAGAGGAAGATGTGTGGGGTATATATTTAgcccatacgtcaggctgcgagcagccgcgtccaacagcctggttgatcagtccggcaaccaggaggcctggtcgacgaccgggccgcggggacgctaagccccggaagcacctcaaggtaacctcaaggtagcccgtcctcctaaggtttcccaactttaagaaactgttgtactaaagtaCTCCGAACCtctcagaggacccaaaacagaaaacgggacagtatgtcaacttcgcgagccgcttccattttctagaacgacatttt includes these proteins:
- the LOC138369916 gene encoding uncharacterized protein produces the protein MYWCASSQTHVRGPQYIYEAPSTCTRSPVHVRGRQYMYEVPSTCTRSPVHVRGRQYMYEVPSTCTRSPAHVRGPQYMYEAPSTCTRSPVHVRGRQYMYEVPSTCTRSPVHVRGRQYMYEVPSTCTRSPAHVRGPQYMYEAPSTYTRSPVHIRGPQYMYEVPSTCTRSPVHIRGPQYMYEVPSTCTRSPVHVRGPQYMYEVPSTYKQTP